A stretch of Henckelia pumila isolate YLH828 chromosome 4, ASM3356847v2, whole genome shotgun sequence DNA encodes these proteins:
- the LOC140867798 gene encoding uncharacterized protein: MALLSKKCGYSKLQREDPDEIKHRMAQFLIYKSLQKADTMRRPSWLRVKMLRLKIKIGKKLRKGFSVASFSAKTDLYRQIASALKSWLQYCKQDSIVTSNALPPKWATHVGLALPPNPNHLMYQKSC; this comes from the coding sequence ATGGCTCTTTTGAGCAAAAAGTGTGGCTACTCAAAGCTTCAAAGAGAGGACCCTGATGAAATAAAGCATCGAATGGCGCAGTTCTTGATTTACAAGTCGTTGCAGAAAGCTGATACAATGAGAAGGCCATCGTGGTTGCGAGTGAAAATGTTGAGGTTGAAGATCAAGATTGGTAAGAAGTTGAGGAAGGGTTTCTCCGTCGCGTCGTTTTCTGCGAAAACGGATTTGTACAGACAGATTGCTAGCGCGTTAAAGTCTTGGCTTCAGTACTGCAAACAGGATTCGATAGTAACTAGTAATGCCCTCCCACCAAAATGGGCTACGCATGTTGGATTGGCTCTCCCGCCAAATCCGAACCACCTAATGTATCAAAAAAGTTGCTAG